The Mixta hanseatica genome includes a region encoding these proteins:
- a CDS encoding winged helix-turn-helix domain-containing protein yields MAPVSLSRQTARNLHLAAQGLLHAPKRKATYHDLLTTIRRMSLLQIDTIHVVARSPYLVLFSRLGDYPIAWLEQALASGSLFEYWAHEACFIPAEDYPLLRHRMLQPEKMGWKYSATWMAEHADEVARLLQHIAAHGPVRSADFATAPGHQPGWWSWKPHKRHLENLFTAGELMVVGRQNFQRIYDLRQRVLPEWNDALHMLSEEEAQEQMLRNSARSLGIFRAEWLPDYYRLKRVALKNLMARWQEEGFAVPVMAEDMGAMWLHHEALAQLEKPLKASHTAILSPFDPVVWDRRRALALFDFNYRLECYTPEAKRRYGYFTLPLLHRGALKARLDAKMLRRERCLEIKNFWLEEKISVSAGMLNDLRKAIARFARWQGAEQVRIEKGPAMLLQGIGTHWSLTNEA; encoded by the coding sequence CAGACGTATGTCGCTGCTGCAAATCGATACTATTCATGTGGTCGCGCGTAGTCCGTATCTGGTGCTGTTCAGTCGTCTCGGCGACTATCCCATCGCCTGGCTGGAGCAGGCGCTGGCGTCAGGCAGCCTGTTTGAATATTGGGCGCATGAGGCCTGTTTTATCCCAGCCGAAGATTATCCGCTATTGCGCCATCGCATGCTGCAGCCGGAAAAGATGGGCTGGAAATACAGCGCGACATGGATGGCGGAGCATGCCGATGAGGTGGCGCGTCTGCTGCAACACATTGCTGCGCATGGCCCGGTACGCTCCGCGGATTTTGCCACCGCGCCCGGACATCAGCCGGGATGGTGGTCGTGGAAGCCGCATAAACGTCACCTGGAAAATCTGTTTACCGCCGGGGAGTTGATGGTAGTTGGACGACAAAACTTCCAGCGTATTTACGATCTGCGCCAACGGGTGCTGCCGGAATGGAATGATGCCTTGCACATGCTTAGCGAGGAAGAGGCGCAGGAGCAGATGCTGCGCAACAGCGCGCGTAGCCTGGGGATATTTCGCGCCGAGTGGCTGCCGGACTATTATCGGCTGAAACGTGTGGCGCTAAAAAATCTGATGGCGCGCTGGCAGGAAGAGGGCTTTGCCGTCCCGGTGATGGCAGAAGATATGGGCGCGATGTGGCTGCATCATGAAGCGCTGGCGCAGCTGGAAAAGCCGCTTAAGGCCAGCCATACGGCAATTCTGTCGCCTTTTGATCCGGTGGTTTGGGATCGACGTCGCGCGCTGGCGCTATTCGATTTTAACTATCGGCTGGAGTGCTATACGCCGGAAGCAAAACGTCGTTATGGTTACTTTACCTTGCCGCTACTGCACCGGGGCGCATTGAAGGCGCGGCTGGATGCAAAGATGTTACGCCGCGAGCGCTGCCTTGAGATTAAAAATTTCTGGCTGGAAGAAAAAATCAGCGTCAGCGCCGGCATGCTCAATGACCTGCGTAAAGCTATCGCACGCTTTGCCCGTTGGCAGGGCGCGGAGCAGGTCAGGATAGAAAAAGGGCCCGCTATGCTGTTACAGGGTATCGGAACCCACTGGTCGCTGACGAATGAAGCGTGA
- a CDS encoding Trm112 family protein encodes MDHRLLEIVACPVCNGKLYFNKEQQELICKPDGLAYPVRDGIPVLLENEARTLSADEIHP; translated from the coding sequence ATGGATCACCGTTTACTTGAAATCGTTGCTTGTCCGGTCTGTAACGGCAAGCTCTACTTTAACAAAGAGCAGCAAGAGCTGATTTGTAAACCAGATGGCCTGGCCTACCCGGTTCGCGACGGGATTCCGGTTCTGCTGGAAAACGAAGCCCGTACGCTATCAGCAGACGAGATACATCCATGA
- the kdsB gene encoding 3-deoxy-manno-octulosonate cytidylyltransferase — MSFVAIIPARFASTRLPGKPLVDIHGKPMVVHVMERALQSGADRVIVATDHPDVAAAVTAAGGEVCLTRPDHQSGTERLAEVIEQYQFADDTIIVNVQGDEPLIPPGIIRQVAHNLAGSEAGMATLAVPITEAEEAFNPNAVKVVRDAQGYALYFSRATIPWDRERFAQSRDSIGGSLLRHIGIYAYRAGFIRRYVSWEPSELEQIELLEQLRVLWYGEKIHVDVAETTPAAGVDTAEDLARVREALR, encoded by the coding sequence ATGAGTTTTGTCGCCATCATTCCGGCTCGTTTTGCATCAACACGTTTACCCGGTAAACCGCTGGTTGATATTCACGGTAAACCGATGGTGGTGCATGTAATGGAGCGCGCACTACAGTCGGGCGCCGACCGTGTCATTGTTGCGACCGATCATCCTGACGTGGCGGCGGCCGTGACGGCGGCTGGCGGAGAAGTCTGTTTGACGCGGCCCGATCATCAGTCCGGCACCGAGCGGCTGGCTGAAGTCATCGAGCAGTATCAGTTTGCCGATGATACGATCATTGTTAATGTGCAGGGCGATGAGCCATTAATCCCACCCGGCATCATCCGTCAGGTCGCTCACAACCTGGCTGGTTCCGAGGCGGGCATGGCGACGCTGGCGGTGCCAATCACCGAGGCGGAAGAAGCGTTTAATCCCAACGCCGTTAAGGTTGTACGCGATGCGCAGGGCTATGCGCTTTATTTCTCGCGTGCCACTATCCCATGGGATCGCGAGCGTTTTGCCCAGTCGCGTGACAGCATCGGCGGCAGCCTGCTGCGCCACATCGGCATTTATGCCTATCGCGCAGGTTTTATTCGTCGCTACGTCAGTTGGGAGCCCAGCGAGCTGGAGCAGATCGAACTGCTGGAGCAACTGCGCGTATTGTGGTACGGCGAAAAGATCCATGTCGATGTCGCAGAGACCACGCCGGCAGCGGGCGTCGATACCGCCGAAGATTTGGCTCGCGTGCGCGAGGCGTTACGCTAA